One region of Malania oleifera isolate guangnan ecotype guangnan chromosome 6, ASM2987363v1, whole genome shotgun sequence genomic DNA includes:
- the LOC131158051 gene encoding ribulose bisphosphate carboxylase/oxygenase activase, chloroplastic, producing MQRSQDHRSRSSKPTTIHGCAQSADLLSFQKLLRGNPSLLNERNPVMAQTPLHVSAGYNSVEIVKFLLGWQGLERVELEAKNMYGETPLHMAAKNGCNEAAQLLLAHGAFIEAKANNGMTPLHLAVWYSLRAEDCSTVKTLLECNADCCAKDNEGMTPLNHLSQGPGSQKLRELLHWHLEEQRKRKAIEACSETKAKMDDLEAAISNIVGLHELKLQLRKWAKGMLLDERRRALGLAVGARRPPHMAFLGNPGTGKTMVARVLGRLLNMVGILPTDKVTEVQRTDLVGEFVGHTGPKTRRKIKEAEGGILFVDEAYRLIPMQKADDKDYGLEALEEIMSVMDSGKIVVIFAGYSEPMKRVISSNEGFCRRVTKFFYFNDFSSEELAKIMHLKMKNQVEDSLLYGFRLHTSCTVDAIAALIERETTEKQRKEMNGGLVDPMLVNARENLDLRLKFDCIDTDELLTITLEDLEVGIRLLSH from the exons ATGCAGAGGTCCCAGGATCACCGGTCAAGATCTTCCAAACCCACCACCATCCATGGCTGCGCTCAGTCCGCCGATCTTCTCTCCTTCCAGAAGTTGCTCCGGGGCAACCCTTCTCTTCTCAATGAGCGAAACCCTGTT ATGGCACAGACACCGCTTCATGTTTCTGCTGGTTACAACAGTGTGGAGATAGTTAAGTTCTTGCTTGGTTGGCAAGGACTGGAAAGGGTGGAATTGGAAGCCAAAAATATG TATGGAGAAACTCCATTGCACATGGCAGCTAAAAATGGGTGCAATGAAGCCGCACAACTGCTTCTTGCTCATGGTGCTTTTATTGAGGCCAAAGCAAAT AATGGAATGACACCTTTGCACCTTGCTGTTTGGTATTCACTCCGAGCAGAAGACTGCTCTACTGTCAAGACATTGCTCGAGTGTAATGCTGACTGCTGTGCTAAAGACAAT GAAGGCATGACCCCTTTAAATCATCTATCACAAGGTCCAGGAAGTCAGAAGTTGAGGGAACTACTTCACTGGCATCTTGAAGAGCAGAGAAAACGCAAAGCCATTGAAGCATGCAGTGAGACAAAAGCTAAGATGGATGATCTTGAAGCCGCAATATCAAATATCGTAGGTTTGCATGAGCTCAAGTTACAACTGAGGAAATGGGCAAAGGGGATGCTTTTGGATGAGAGGCGTCGGGCCCTTGGGCTAGCAGTTGGTGCTCGAAGACCCCCTCATATGGCATTCCTTGGCAACCCTGGAACAG GTAAAACTATGGTTGCAAGAGTTCTAGGTAGATTACTCAACATGGTTGGAATTCTACCGACTGACAAGGTGACAGAAGTGCAGAGAACTGATTTGGTTGGGGAATTTGTTGGTCATACTGGACCAAAGACTAGGAGAAAG ATCAAAGAAGCTGAGGGAGGAATTCTTTTTGTGGATGAAGCCTATAGGCTGATACCCATGCAGAAGGCAGATGATAAGGACTACGGACTGGAAGCCTTAGAGGAAATTATGTCTGTCATGGACAGCGGGAAAATTGTTGTCATATTTGCTGGTTACAGTGAACCCATGAAGCGCGTCATCTCTTCCAATGAGGGCTTTTGCAGAAGAGTGactaagtttttctattttaatgaCTTCAGTTCTGAAGAACTGGCCAAGATTATGCATCTCAAAATGAAGAATCAAGTGGAGGATAGTTTGCTGTATGGATTTAGGTTGCATACTTCTTGCACTGTGGATGCCATTGCTGCACTGATAGAGAGAGAAACAACTGAAAAACAGCGCAAGGAGATGAATGGAGGTTTAGTTGATCCAATGCTAGTTAATGCTAGAGAAAATTTGGACCTCAGGCTCAAATTTGACTGTATAGACACTGATGAACTACTTACAATCACGTTAGAGGATTTAGAAGTGGGCATTCGATTGTTATCCCATTGA